The DNA window ATGCCTCGCGAGGATTTCCCAGAAATCATCGAAAACAAAGTGTATATCTCCTCAGTATTTCCCGGAAATTCTGCCGAAGATGTCGAGAAATTGGTCATCAAACCATTAGAAAAAGAAATCAAAAACATTAGTGGTGTCACCAAAGTCACTTCGAGCTCGTTTCAAGATTACGGAATGATCATCGCTGAGTTCGATGACGACGTTTCTATTGATGCGGCCAAAGTTAAAGTAAAAGACAAAGTTGATAATGCCAAAGCCGAAACGGATTGGCCCAATCTAGACAACGGCAGCAAGGTCGAACCCAATGTATTCGAATTGAACATTTCGGAGGAAGTACCCATTTTAAACATCAATCTGCAAGGAAATTACACTACCCAACAGCTTAAAAAATACGGAGAACTAATTCAAGATGATCTCGAAGAAATCTCCGAAGTGAAACAAGTGGATATCCTCGGTGTCGATGACAAAGAAGTAGAAATTGCGGTAGATATTTTCAAAATGACCGCTGCACAAGTGACATTCGACGAAATTCAGAATGCGGTAAAATATGAAAATATGACGCTTTCTGGAGGAAATTTGGTTTCGCAAGGTTCTAGAAATAACATTCGAATCGTGGGCGAAATCAAAGACCCGAAAGAATTGGAGAATATCATCGTGAAGTCGTATGGCGGAACAGTGTACCTAAAAGATATTGCGGTAGTGAGTTTCAAAGAGAAAGAAAAAACGACTTACGCTCGCGAAAAAGGTACCGAAGTAGTAATGCTTAGCGTGAAAAAACGTTCGGGACAAAATATGATTTCGGCAATCGAACAGGTGAAAGAACGAATCGAAAAAGCCCAAGGTACTTATTTGCCAAAGAACTTGAAAATCGAAATGACCAACGACCAATCTTCTCGTGTGGAACATCAGGTGGATGAATTGTCGAATCACATTATTTTTGGGATAATTCTGGTAATGATTGTGTTGATGTTTACAATGGGATTGCGAAATTCCTTGTTTGTAGGAGCAGCAATTCCGTTATCGATGATGATTGCTTTTGCTATACTTTCGGCTTTAGGATTAACCCTGAACACAATGGTATTGTTTGGATTAGTAATGGGATTAGGTATGCTAGTCGATGACGGAATTGTGGTTGTCGATAACGTATTTGCCAATATGAAAAAAGGAATGGATCGAGTAACCGCTTCCAAAGTGGGTATTGGCGAAATCGCTTGGCCTGTAATTTCTTCGACAGCGACCACCTTGATGGCGTTTTTACCATTCGCTTTATGGCCTGGAACGATGGGTAAATTTATGAAATATTTCCCAATGACTTTGACCGTAACGCTTACCGCATCCTTATTTGTGGCAATGGTAGTCAATGCAGCAATGACGGGAGGTTCGATGGATACCGAAGATAGAAATATTTCGAAAAAGAGCTTGAAATTCTATACGATTCTATTTTTGGCTTTCGGAATATTCTTGGCATTTATTGGGTCAAAATACACGTATGACAGTAAATTCTTAAGAGGAATTGGACATTTATTGTTGATGGCAACAGGCCTAATGTGGTTGTATTTCCTTAAATTGTACCAATGGACACAAGATTTCCAACACAGTTTTTTCCCTAGAATGGAAGAGAAATACAAAGTGTTTTTAGCCAAAATTCTAACGAAGAGAAATTCTTGGATTGCCTTAGTGTCTATTATTGGAATGTTGTTTTTCTCTTTTATTTTACTAGGGGTTTTCCCGAGAAAAGTATTGTTTTTCCCGGATAATATTCCCAATCAGGTGATTGCTTATATCGAATATCCACAAGGAACCTCGATCGAAAAAACCAACAAAGCAACCCTTTTTGTAGAGAAACAAGTCATTAGTATTTTAGAAAAATACGTAGATCCCAAAACCGACAAAAACTTCCTTGCCGAATCTATTGTATCGCAAGTGGGAATAGGTGCTGGAAATCCAAATGTCGATGCTGGTTCAGCGGCAGAAACACCCTTCAAAGGAAAAGTTACCGTCAGTTTCTCTGAATTCAAGTTCCGTCAGGGGATTAATACAGCGGATATTTTAGAGGAAATCCGCGCCAAAGTTAAAGGTATTGCGGGAGCCACTATTACGGTCGAAAAAGATGCCAATGGACCACCAGCGGGTTATCCTATTAGTATCGAATTGAAAGGTAGCGATTATGAATTGATGTTGAAAGAAGCCGATAAAATGATTGCTTTTGTCAATTCGAAAAACATTCCTGGTATCGAAAAACTAAGTATTGACGTCAACAGAGACAGCCCTGAACTACAGGTAAAAGTAGATAGAGCAAACGCCGGAAGTATGGGAGTTTCAACCGGACAATTGGGTTTTGCCTTGCGTCGTTCGGTTTACGGTCAAGAAATTTCGACTTACAAAGAAGGCGATGACGATTACAACATTGTGATGCGTATGCAGGACGATCAGCGCAAGAACGAAAACATACTTTTCAATCAATCGTTGACCTTCAGAAACCAAAATAACGGACAAATTCAGCAAATTCCGATTTCGGCAATTTCTCAAACTGAGAAAACAAAAACCTACAATCAGATTAAAAGAAAAAACCAAAAACGAATAATGACTATTTATTCGAATGTTTTGACCGGTTTTAATGGGGATGAAATTACCAAACAAATTCAGTCTGAATTGCAACATTATGAATTGCCGGCTGATGTTAGCTATTCCTTCTCTGGAGTTCAAGAAGAGCAAGGTAAAAATCAAAGTTTCTTGATGTACGCATTGTTCTTGGCGCTGGCAGGGATTACGCTGATCATTGTACTTCAATTTAATTCGGTTTCGAAAACAGTGGTGATTTTGTTCACGGTTATCTTGAGTTTTAGTGGTGTTTTCTATGGTTATGTCATTGCAGGAATGGATTTTGTGATCCTAATGACGATGATGGGAATTATCTCGCTGGCTGGTATTGTAGTGAAAAACGGAATCGTACTGATGGATTTCTTCGTTTTATTATTAGACAAAAAAGTTACCGATAAAAAACTGAAAAGCCACGACGATTTAAACTTAGAAGAAATCAAAGAAGTCATCATCGAATCTGGAAAATCGCGTTTGCGTCCGGTGTTATTGACGGCTTTAACGGCAGTTTTAGGATTGATTCCCTTGGCAATTGGATTGAACTTTGACTTCTTTACCTTGATTACCGATTTCAATCCTCACTTTTTCATTGGGGGTGACAACGTAATATTCTGGGGACCTTTGGCTTGGACCATCATCTTCGGATTGACGTATGCCACAGTATTGACACTAATTATGGTTCCGGTTATGTTCTATTTAGTAAAAAGAACCAAATACTGGTTGCGTGATAGAAGATTGGCTAGAGTTACTGCGGAATAACTTTTCAACATAAATTTCAAAACCACTCAAGATTCTATTTTGGGTGGTTTTTTTGTTTTTTGTCTTCACAGTTATAACAACTCCCACTCAAAGCGTACTCAAAGCGTGCTCAAAGCTTAGGCTGTGGTACCCCAACTCAAGGAACTATTTTTAATAAAGATGATTTTCCACTCCAGAAAAATAACTTCTCATACCCGAAATTCATAGCTCAAAATTTGTATTTTTGGTCTTTTGTGCCCTTAGCGTTTTTTTGACGAAAAGACCTTAGGAACTGCATTTTAGAAAAAAAATAATTATTTCTGAACTTAATAACAAAAAATGAATAAAAAAGTATTTGTAAGTGGTTGTTATGACATGCTACATAGCGGACACATAGCCTTTTTTGAAGAGGCAGCGCAACATGGCGATTTATATGTAGGCATTGGTTCGGATAAAACCATCAACGAATTGAAAGCTCGAAAAACCATCAATCCCGACTCGGAGCGGTTGTACATGGTTAACTCATTAAAAGTGGTAAAAGAAGCTTGGATCAATCGTGGAAGCGGATTACTCGATTTTTTAGAAGAACTACATACGTTAAAACCCGATATTTTCTTTGTAAACACCGATGGCCATACGCCTCAAAAAGAAGCGTTGTGTAAAGAAATGAATATCGAATACGTCGTTAGCAAACGCATACCTCACGGCAATTTACCCGCTCGTTCCACAACAGCATTGCGTCAAGAATGCAGAATACCGTATCGTATTGATATTGCTGGAGGTTGGCTCGATCAACCCTATGTGAGCAAATATGCAAGTGGTTCAGTAATTACAATTTGTGTTGAACCCGATTTTGAATTTAACGACCGCAGCGGAATGTCGACCAGCAGTCGAAAAAAAGCCATTGAACTTTGGCATACCGATATCCCTGATGGCGATAAAGAAAAGCTGGCAAAAACCCTGTTTTGTTTTGAGAATCCTCCAGGAACTAAATATGTTAGTGGCTCTCAAGATGCGCTTGGGATCACAATGCCTGGTTTAAATAAATATTTGTACGAAGGAACTTATTGGCCTTCAGACATACAAACGTTAATGGTACCTGATTTGTTAGAATGGATTGAACAACGCATTTGGATGATTCCACTGTATCCCCGTGAAATGGATTACGATGTGTTAGCAAATACACAAATAGACGAAAAAGGAGCACAATGGTTAAGCAAAGCTACCGATGCGTGTTGGAAAGCATTGCAACAGCAGGACGCACAAGCTGTTGGAAAAGCAATGACGCAAAGCTTTGAAGCTCAAATTTCTATGTTCCCAAATATGGTAACACCAGATATTCTAGCTCAAATCGATGTGTACAAAAAAGATATTTTAGGATGGAAAGTAAGCGGTGCTGGTGGTGGTGGCTATTTAATTTTCTTTAGTGAAAACCCTATCGGAAACGCCATTCAAATAAGGATTAGAAGATAATCAAAAATTAGAAATGATGAAAAAAAACAGTAAAGAGGTAAACCGCAGAGACTTTTTAAAAATAACTTCAAGATTTACTGCAGCAACAATCTTTATAGGCTTAGGAGGTTCAGAGCTATTTGCCGCCAATCACGAAAACCACAATGAAATTTCAATTCCAACGGTGACTCTCAACAACGGAATAAAAATGCCAAGACTAGGATTTGGTACAAATACCCTTGTTGATGCGGTAGGTGTTCGAAGTGTTTCCGAAGCCATTTCAGTAGGGTATCGTCTGATTGACACTGCTCATATTTACGGCAATGAAGCCGCCGTAGGAGAAGGAATCAGGCTAAGTGGCATTGATAGAAAGAAATTGTTTGTAACATCAAAACTTTGGGTTGACTTTGCGGGTTATGAAAAAACTAAAAAAGCATTTGAAACTTCCATAAAAAAATTAGGGGTAGATTATCTTGATCTTTATCTCATCCATAGACCGAGAGGAGATGTAAAAGGGTCTTGGCAGGCAATGGAAGAGCTTGTCGCCGCAGGTAAAATTAGAGCCATTGGCGTGAGCAATTTTGACCCTGAACAACTAAAGGAGTTAATGTCTTATGCTAAAATTGTACCTGCAATCAACCAAATCGAAACCAATGTCTTTCTTCAAGAAAGTATTTTATATCCTTTCTTGAAAGGTTCTGCAACACAAATGGAAGCTTGGTCTCCCCTAGCTGCAGGCCGCAGCGGAATATTTAGCAATCCTACACTCGCTGCAATCGGCAAAAAATATGAAAAGAGTATTGCGCAGGTATGCTTAAGATGGCACTACCAGCGGGGAGTTATTGCCATCCCAAGATCTTCCCAAAAAGCACACATGATTGAAAATCTAAATATTTTTGATTTTGAACTTACGGCGTCTGATATGCAAACCATAGCATCGATGGATATAAATACTACTCAATTTCCGGAGTGGAAATGAGAAAAATAAATTCTTTTTTTAGCGTTTTTAGTTTCTGCAGACCCTAATTAAGTGTCTATTTGAAAAAAAACTATACAAAACAAAATCATCTAATTTTGGAATCAAGCAAAACTAGACCATTATTAAACTCAAAATCGGCTGTTGCAAAAACTTGCGACAGCCGATTTTTTTATAGACGCTACAGTATTGATTTAATACACAGAAAGAGCTATTTGTTTTCTAAATTATCACTCAAATTTCTGTCATCATGAACGTCTTTCTCTGTAGTAAATTTAAAAAAATAGTTTTTACCAAAAAAATATTCGACGAAGAATTTGACTGAATTTTACAAAAATCAAATCATTTTATCTTTTTGTCAAAACTAGTCTTACAACTAGTTCAACAGCGAATCCAATTGTTTTATCAATTCAGCTGACGAAGGTCTAGGCGCATCTGATTTTACAACTTTCCCGGCGGGATCAATCAAAATAAATCTTGGAATAGAATTAATTCCAAAACTCTTCATAAAATCAGAATTCCAGTTTTTGTCGGCAAAAAGTTGTATCCCTCCTAATTGTTTTTCGCTAACAAAAGTTTTCCATTTCTCGTGGTCTTTATCAACATCGACCGAAATACTCACAAATTCAATATTTTTACCGTGATATTTTTCTTCTACCTTTTTCAACGAAGGAATTTCGGCTCGACAAGGACCACACCAAGTAGCCCATACATCGATATACACATATTTCCCTTTCAAATCTTCTAATTTCGTTTTTCCACCCTTGTGATTTTCATATTCAAAAGGTGCCGAAATCGTGTTATTCAATTTGCTTTTGGCCAAATTAGCTTCGTAATTTTTTTTGTAATATTTGACTACTGCATTATAATTATCGTCGATACTTTTCTTTTGAAGGCTAACAAATTCAGGATCCAATTTTTTGTCTTCTAAACGACTCAAATCATCGGCTTTTTTCTTGTCTAATCCTCCAAAAAAGTCAGCTTCAGGAGCTGTAAGTAAGCTTGCAATATCGCTTTTTGCCTCAAATAAAGCATTCTTGGCCAAAAAGTTGTTTTCAGGAGCTCCTTTGCCAGAGTAAACAATCGATTCGTCAAAAGTTTTAGTATCCAACTTCATCTTTAAATCGAAACCATTTTTGAGATACACTATGGTATATTCATTTCCGTCTGAAAAAAGGTATCTACCCGTTGCAACACTCAAAGTATCTTTGAAAGTCCCATTTTTGTTGACTTGGATTTTTTTGACCAATTTGTTTTGATCGTTGGTAAACGAAATATAATCCCCAAATCTATCGGCTATTTCTGCCTGAAAAGTCATATATTTTTTATTTTGAGCATTGATACAACCACTGATTATTATTGCAAATGCCAATAGGAAAAAATTTTTCATAATGTCTGTTTTTTAAAGTAGGTTCAAAACTACTTTTTTTTCGGAAAGTCCAATTTATGTTAACACTATTTTACCACGTATCAATTGGATTAGTCCAGTTCGAAAAGAAAAAAAGCAAAATACTTGCCTACTATTCTAGAATCGACCCACAAATCAAATAGTTTTATAATAATTTAGCAAAGCAGGAAAATCGAGCTTTTCAATTTTAATACATCAGCCCGCTGGCTACATTTTTTGATTGAACCTTGCAGCACGAAAGGTGATAAGACTAAACTATTTTTTGAATTGCTGCTTGATGAAAGTATCAAAATCAGGCAGGTTTTGGTTTTCATAAATTTCAATAAATTGTTTGAACTGCATGTAGCCGTACACATAAGGATTTTGCGAAGCTTGCTCATAATTTTTAGTGAAATACTCCTCAATAGTTGAACCTACGGGTATTGGGTTGGGTAATTTAGCCCACATTTTTTTGGCAGCTTCATAACATTGCTTTAATTCGGCCTCGCGATGCTGCTTTCTCCACCACAAAATGGCGATTGTATTGGCAAAATATTCCCCTTGATAGCCACCAATCGTTTCCCCTTGGAGCTGGTATTCAAACGCATGACCCAATTCGTGAGGCAAATAGAATCCGTTAAAAAACAACCCAAAAATGGCTTTTCCCTCGGCTTCACTACCTGCAATTTCATTAAAGAATTGCTTTTGTTCTGGAATTACTTGATCCCAAAACGGAATATTGGCAGCATCTTTGTAAAAATAAATAAGATACGGAGTGGTGTGCAAAACCGTTTTTATGTTAAAAGTGAAGTCTTTCTTAATGGATTTAATATCGGCAGTAAACGCTTTGGTTATCGCTTGTCCATCATTGACCAAAGAAATTGTATCACTGTAGGTTTTGAACCATATTTTTTCTTGGGCGACCCCAATTTGAGTTAAAACCAGCAAAAATAGAAGAATAGTTTTTTTCATTAGGTTGGATTTAAATTTTTAAAAAGTCAAATATAATTTATTTTTATCCAGCTCCTACATCCAAAAGTAATTTATAGAATATTTTAATGAAGTTGAGAGTTTTGGAGATTAAGTTGATTTTTGTTTTTACTTTTGCAGTCTAAAATTTAGATTATGTATAGAAGTCACAATTGTGGTGAGTTGAATGCCTCACATATCAATACCGAAGTTACACTTGCCGGCTGGGTTCAAAAAACGCGCGATAAAGGATTTATGAATTGGGTCGATTTACGCGATCGTTACGGGATAACCCAATTGATTTTTGACGAAAGTCGTACCGACAAAACTGTTTTTGAATTGGCAAAGACCTTGGGTCGTGAATTCGTAATTCAAGCCAAAGGAACCGTAATCGAACGCGAAGCCAAAAACGCCAATATGGCAACCGGCGATATCGAAATTTTAGTAACTGAACTAAATATACTGAATTCATCGATCACTCCACCTTTTACCATTGAAGACGAAACCGATGGAGGTGAAGACATTCGAATGAAATACCGCTACCTCGATATTCGTCGTAATCCTGTAAAAAACAATTTGCTTTTCCGCCATAAAGTAGCGATGGAAGTGCGAAAATATTTATCTGATTTGGATTTTTGTGAAGTAGAAACTCCCTATTTAATCAAGTCGACTCCCGAAGGCGCCAGAGATTTTGTCGTTCCGTCTCGAATGAACGAAGGACAATTCTATGCTTTGCCTCAGTCGCCACAAACCTTCAAACAATTGTTGATGGTGGGCGGAATGGATAAATATTTCCAAATCGTGAAATGTTTCCGCGACGAAGATTTGCGTGCCGATCGTCAGCCGGAATTCACACAAATCGATTGCGAAATGGCATTTGTAGAACAAGAAGACATTTTGAATGTTTTCGAAGGATTGACTCGTCATTTATTGAAAGAAATCAAAGGAATCGAAGTAGAAAAATTCCCGAGAATTACCTATGATTACGCAATGAAAATGTATGGGAATGACAAACCGGACATTCGTTTCGGAATGGAATTTTGCCCTTTAACTCCCGAAGGGGGACCATTTGAACCGAAAGGTTTTCCTGTTTTTGACGATTCAGAAATAGTGTTGGCCATAAATGTTGAAAATTGCGCTCATTACACTCGTAAACAATTGGATGAGTTGACCGATTGGGTCAAACGCCCTCAAATTGGAGCAAAAGGTTTGATTTATGTTCGATACAATGAAGATGGAACTCTAAAATCGTCCGTTGATAAATTTTTTAACGAAGAAGTCTTGAAAAATTGGGCTGAAAAATGCAATTCAAAACCTGGCGATTTACTACTAATTCTTTCTGGTCCTACAGACAAAACCAGAACGCAACTTTCTGCCCTTAGAATGGAATTAGCCAATCGTTTAGGATTACGAAAACCGAATGAATTTGCCCCACTTTGGGTGGTTGATTTTCCGCTATTAGAATTAGACGAAGAAAGTGGTCGTTATCACGCGATGCATCACCCTTTTACATCGCCCAAACCTGAAGATATGCAATTATTAGAAACCAATCCTGGGAAAGTGCGTGCCAATGCTTATGATATGGTTTTGAACGGAAACGAAATTGGCGGCGGTTCGATTCGTATCCACGATAAAGCTACGCAACAATTGATGTTCAAATATCTAGGATTCACCCCCAAACAAGCTGAAGATCAATTTGGGTTCTTGATGAATGCTTTTCAATATGGAGCACCACCACACGGCGGATTGGCTTTCGGATTGGACCGATTGGTGTCAATTCTTGGCGGACAAGAAACCATCCGTGATTTTATTGCTTTTCCAAAAAATAATTCGGGACGAGATGTGATGATTGATGCTCCATCGGTGATTGATGACTTACAATTGAAAGAATTAAAGATTAAACTCGATAATTAACCGTTCGTCGATAATATTTGCATGAAATCGTTGAATATCAAATATTTTAATAAAATCTTTGCAATATTATATTTCGTATTATATTAAATATTACATTTGCCACATTATAAATTATTATTACTATTACAATGCGTACAGGTACAGTTAAATTTTTCAATGAATCTAAAGGATACGGATTCATTACAGACGAAGAAACAGGAAAAGACATCTTCGTTCATGCTTCAGGAATCAGCGCGGAAGAACTTCGCGAAGGAGACAGAGTAAGTTATGAAGAAGAAGAAGGAAGAAAAGGAAAAGTTGCTGCGAAAGTAGCAGTTATCTAAGCATAAAAATTCATTTTTATTGCCTACGAATGTTTAGAGCGTCCCGTTAAATCGGGACGCTTTTTTGTTTTTCAGTACTACTTTTTACTTAAATCAGACTAAACAATGTATAATTATACGTTAATTGTGTTTTATTTCTATTTAAAATCCATTTTTTAGTTTGTGTTATAATGTCTTGAAACTTATCTTTGCAACGATATTTTTACTAAACCACCAATCATTATGCAAACAAGTCAAATCGATTATTTACCCATTCTCATGCAAATGCTTTTGGCAGTTGGATTTGTTGTGGGAATAATTATAATTTCTGGAAAATTAGGCCCTAGACGAACCTCTGAAATCAAAGATGAAAACTTTGAGTGCGGTATCAAATCTATAGGTAATGCCCGAATCCCTTTCTCTGTAAAATTTTTCGTGGTGGCCATTCTCTTTGTGCTTTTCGACATTGAAGTCGTTTTCCTTTATCCTTGGGCGGTAAATTTCAAGGACTTAGGACTAGACGGAATGGTAAAAATGGTCATCTTTATGACTTTGCTTTTGATAGGATTTTTCTATATCATCAAAAAGAAAGCGCTGGACTGGGAGTAAAAGCCCCCTAATCCCAAAGGGGAATTAAAATAAAAAATTTGAGGAATTACCAGATTTTGGATTTTTCAAATTAATAAAATGATTGTAAAATGATTTTACTTTTAATATTCACAAAAATCTAAAATCTAAAATTAAGATGAGCGATTCAAATATAAAAATGGTTGCCCCGCCTGAAGGAGTTTCAGGAGAAGGCTTTTTTGCAACAACTTTAAACGATGTTGTAGGATTAGCAAGAGCTAATTCGCTTTGGCCATTGCCTTTTGCTACATCTTGTTGCGGAATTGAATTTATGGCTACAATGGCCTCTCATTATGATTTGGCACGTTTTGGTTCCGAGCGCGTGAGTTTTTCACCTCGACAAGCCGATATGTTGCTGGTGATGGGAACTATTTCTAAAAAAATGGGACCTATTTTGCGTCAGGTTTACGAACAAATGGCTGAACCAAGATGGGTAATTGCTGTTGGCGCCTGCGCCTCTTCAGGAGGTGTTTTCGATACTTATTCTGTTTTACAAGGAATTGACAAAGTGATCCCTGTAGATGTATACGTACCGGGTTGTCCGCCAAGACCAGAACAAATAGTAGATGGTGTAATGCGATTACAAGATTTGGTAAAAAGCGAATCGGTTCGAAGAAGAAGTTCGCCTGAATATCAAGAATTATTGCAATCTTATAATATAAAATAAGAACATGAGCCTAGAAACCACAGCAATTCAAGACAAATTAGTAGAAACATTTGGCGAAAATGTTTTTCATTTCAATCAAGAAAAAGATGTTTTCTCGTTTGAAGTTACCGCTGATAAAATCACAGCCATTGTACTTTTTTTGAAAAATGATTCAGAATTACGTTTTCATTTCCTGACCGATATCTGCGGAGTTCATTATCCAGATAACCCTTTAGACAGAGAGTTTGCCGTTGTTTATCATATGCACAATTGGTATGAAAACAAACGTATTAAAATCAAGGCTTTTATTAATGGTTCGAGGCCAGAAATAAAAACATTAACCACCATATTTCCGGGAGCCAATTGGATGGAAAGAGAAACTTGGGATTTTTATGGAATCAATTTCATAGGGCATCCTAATCTGAAACGTATTTTGAATATGGATGAAATGGTTTCTCACCCCATGCGCAAAGAATTCCCGATGGAAGATGGCGGTAGAACAGACAAAGACGATAGATTCTTTGGAAGAACACAATCAAATAGATAGAAAAAAATCATATAATTTTTCACATTCCATAAATGTCAGAACTATTATTACCACCGGAGCATCGATATGCTAAAATAATGAAAGAGCGCCATAACGAAGACGGAAGCGAGCTTTCAATCCTGAATTTGGGGCCTACTCACCCAGCGACGCACGGTATTTTTCAAAACATCTTGTTGATGGATGGAGAAAAAATCGTGGAAGCCGAACCCACTATTGGATACATTCATCGCGCTTTTGAAAAAATTGCCGAAAACCGTCCTTTTTATCAAATCACTCCGCTTACCGATAGAATGAATTATTGTTCTTCTCCTATTAACAATATGGGATGGTGGATGACCGTAGAAAAATTATTGGATATAGAAATCCCCAAAAGAGTCCAATATTTAAGGGTTATCGTGATGGAATTGGCGAGAATTTCAGACCATTTAATCTGTAATTCCATTCTTGGCGTAGATACCGGTGCTTATACTGGCTTTTTGTATGTTTTCCAATTTAGAGAAAAAATCTACGAAATCTACGAAGAAATTTGTGGGGCTCGTTTGACAACCAATATGGGAAGAATGGGCGGTTTCGA is part of the Flavobacterium nackdongense genome and encodes:
- a CDS encoding NADH-quinone oxidoreductase subunit B codes for the protein MSDSNIKMVAPPEGVSGEGFFATTLNDVVGLARANSLWPLPFATSCCGIEFMATMASHYDLARFGSERVSFSPRQADMLLVMGTISKKMGPILRQVYEQMAEPRWVIAVGACASSGGVFDTYSVLQGIDKVIPVDVYVPGCPPRPEQIVDGVMRLQDLVKSESVRRRSSPEYQELLQSYNIK
- a CDS encoding NADH-quinone oxidoreductase subunit C, whose protein sequence is MSLETTAIQDKLVETFGENVFHFNQEKDVFSFEVTADKITAIVLFLKNDSELRFHFLTDICGVHYPDNPLDREFAVVYHMHNWYENKRIKIKAFINGSRPEIKTLTTIFPGANWMERETWDFYGINFIGHPNLKRILNMDEMVSHPMRKEFPMEDGGRTDKDDRFFGRTQSNR